In Cryptomeria japonica chromosome 10, Sugi_1.0, whole genome shotgun sequence, a genomic segment contains:
- the LOC131858752 gene encoding G-type lectin S-receptor-like serine/threonine-protein kinase At2g19130, producing MKYVLKGQISISLRDLALTLILLICSSGVYAFAITADETGTIGLGSSVRRDQKWLSSDGMFAMGIFSLKEGTNYLGIWYAKITSPMRSRIIWVSNRDNPASNSASVQFRLDGNLLLLDQGKQIWSSNTSRLNVSFARLDKTGNFLLISRHNSSSDGAVAVWESFGMPCDTLIPGMKLRFGSKLTSWKDSKDPAPGPYSVIVDKDFVLGLYWNSTVAYWTSGDFDNSSSTFSNMQFLRRVNKRYNQINLIFSSGKLVLFWNSTEFYERIVVSHRG from the coding sequence ATGAAATACGTTCTTAAAGGTCAGATCTCAATCTCTTTGAGAGATTTGGCTCTTACTCTTATTCTACTCATTTGCAGTAGCGGAGTTTACGCCTTTGCCATTACTGCAGACGAAACGGGCACAATCGGGCTGGGCTCTAGCGTGAGGAGAGACCAGAAATGGCTTTCTTCGGACGGAATGTTTGCTATGGGTATATTCTCTCTGAAAGAAGGAACCAATTATCTGGGCATCTGGTATGCCAAGATTACATCCCCAATGCGAAGCAGGATTATTTGGGTATCGAACAGGGACAACCCTGCTTCAAATTCTGCCTCCGTTCAGTTCCGTTTGGACGGAAACCTACTGCTCTTGGACCAGGGGAAACAAATCTGGAGTAGCAACACAAGCCGACTAAACGTATCCTTTGCACGACTTGACAAAACCGGAAATTTCCTCCTAATTTCCAGGCATAACAGCAGTTCAGACGGAGCAGTGGCCGTGTGGGAAAGCTTTGGCATGCCGTGCGATACTCTGATACCGGGAATGAAGCTACGTTTCGGATCAAAGCTGACTTCTTGGAAAGATTCAAAAGATCCTGCTCCGGGCCCCTATTCTGTTATCGTCGACAAGGATTTTGTTCTTGGACTCTACTGGAACTCCACTGTGGCTTACTGGACCTCAGGCGACTTCGACAACAGCAGCAGCACCTTCTCCAACATGCAGTTTTTGAGGAGAGTGAACAAGCGCTACAACCAGATTAATCTGATATTTAGCTCTGGAAAGCTTGTGCTTTTTTGGAACTCCACGGAATTCTACGAGCGTATTGTGGTGAGCCACAGAGGCTAG
- the LOC131076757 gene encoding G-type lectin S-receptor-like serine/threonine-protein kinase At2g19130 — translation MELQQYIVGDNINIWQQLWFAPDDPCMIHKACGSYGVCTPQQDRVMGCACATGFRVSDSKSWDAEDTSQGCVRSLPLNCSADGGTSDNLLQLADVEMNDGGSPSSATAGKSEGWCSRKCLSDCSCIAYSYQRNGSCFTYSDASSFGLRNSSASTAAAMGIHIRFSARQRLAAIAPSLPPAPGAAISQTHKNHTIVKMVLFLVLPLLALAYGCFLWIWCRKRRSVSMAGLPNYDLMAEMPHRFTYDELRIVTKNFSHKVGSGGFGNV, via the coding sequence ATGGAGTTGCAGCAATATATTGTGGGCGACAACATAAATATATGGCAGCAGCTCTGGTTTGCGCCCGACGATCCATGCATGATCCATAAAGCCTGTGGATCGTACGGCGTTTGTACTCCACAACAAGACCGTGTGATGGGATGCGCTTGTGCCACGGGCTTCCGCGTATCAGATTCGAAATCGTGGGATGCGGAAGACACCTCCCAGGGATGCGTCCGTTCGCTTCCACTCAACTGTAGTGCCGATGGCGGCACAAGTGACAATCTTTTACAGTTGGCtgatgttgaaatgaatgatggcGGCTCCCCTTCGAGCGCCACCGCCGGTAAATCCGAAGGGTGGTGCTCTCGCAAATGCCTTTCTGATTGCTCTTGCATTGCCTATTCCTACCAAAGAAACGGAAGTTGTTTCACATATTCTGATGCCTCTTCATTCGGCCTGAGGAACTCTTCTGCGTCTACAGCAGCAGCCATGGGCATCCACATCAGGTTTTCTGCGCGGCAGCGCTTGGCTGCAATTGCGCCATCTCTTCCTCCTGCACCGGGGGCAGCAATTAGCCAAACGCACAAAAACCATACAATTGTAAAGATGGTTCTGTTTTTGGTGCTGCCGCTTCTTGCTCTTGCATATGGCTGCTTTTTGTGGATTTGGTGCAGAAAAAGGCGCTCCGTATCAATGGCGGGCTTACCCAATTACGATCTTATGGCAGAGATGCCTCACAGGTTCACGTACGATGAGCTGCGAATCGTCACTAAGAATTTCAGTCACAAGGTGGGCAGCGGGGGTTTCGGAAATGTTTAA